One genomic segment of Hordeum vulgare subsp. vulgare chromosome 2H, MorexV3_pseudomolecules_assembly, whole genome shotgun sequence includes these proteins:
- the LOC123430072 gene encoding uncharacterized protein At5g39865-like, whose protein sequence is MTIQTLKARILRVLRSSLPAAPAAASAPLPPSPTKSGRVVLHSIDALSDDGSFFDAHETPTKSNLPAEPIDDDWELVDQDGYDRDSLATAPAPASDPDGILLDFPARCPPGGNEAVVLYTTTLRGIRKTFEDCNDVRALLENLAVAFQERDVSMDRGLREQLWAATGDKAVPPRLFVRGHDLGGAAQVLALHEDGRLTSLLQLPSHSPPEAAVSSNKKKGKCEACGGLSFVVCGECGGSRKLFDGERGGVRCHGCNENGLVMCKICMYPS, encoded by the coding sequence ATGACTATCCAGACGCTGAAGGCGCGTATCCTGCGCGTCCTCAGATCGTCCCTCCCCGCGGCCCCCGCCGCCGCATCGGCACCCCTGCCGCCGTCGCCGACCAAGTCCGGTCGCGTCGTGCTCCACTCCATCGACGCACTATCCGATGACGGGTCCTTCTTCGACGCCCACGAGACCCCCACCAAGAGTAACCTCCCCGCCGAGCCCATCGACGACGACTGGGAGCTCGTTGACCAGGACGGCTACGACCGGGATTCCCTTGccacggcgccggcgccggcgtctgATCCCGACGGAATTCTCCTGGATTTCCCGGCCAGGTGCCCACCCGGCGGCAACGAAGCCGTAGTGCTCTATACCACCACGCTCCGGGGCATCCGCAAGACGTTCGAAGACTGTAACGACGTGCGCGCTCTGCTGGAGAACCTCGCCGTGGCGTTTCAGGAGCGCGACGTGTCCATGGACCGGGGTCTTCGGGAGCAGCTCTGGGCCGCCACCGGCGACAAGGCCGTGCCCCCGCGACTCTTCGTCCGCGGCCACGACCTAGGGGGCGCCGCCCAGGTGCTCGCGCTCCACGAGGACGGTCGCCTTACCTCTCTCCTCCAGCTGCCGTCACATTCGCCCCCGGAGGCGGCGGTCAGCAGcaacaagaagaaggggaagtgTGAGGCGTGCGGGGGGCTGAGTTTCGTGGTATGCGGTGAATGCGGTGGCAGCCGGAAGTTGTTCGACGGCGAGCGCGGTGGTGTCCGGTGCCACGGATGCAACGAGAACGGACTCGTCATGTGCAAGATTTGCATGTACCCGAGCTGA